In the genome of Nomascus leucogenys isolate Asia chromosome 12, Asia_NLE_v1, whole genome shotgun sequence, the window TAGCAAAGCATAAGCCACCCTCGGGCACTGGCTGAGCCTCCACAGCGTTCTAGGAACTCTGCTGGGCGCTGAGGATTCAGGGAGGAAGAACACAGGCACTGTTCATCAGCAATTCAGTCAGAGAGACAAATGTGTCAGTGAACAACTATGACACAATAAATGCAATGAGAAAGCGGAGGAGTGGGGACCctagaggaggtgacatttaggCTGGCCTTGAAGGAGAAGGAGCCCTTCACAGATTAGAGAAGGTGGAAAGGCATAGCAGGCAAAGGGAACAGGGGGTGCAAACTCCCAGAGGCGAGCCCTGCAGGTGTTGGATGTGGCTGTGGCAGAAGGACAGACAGCGGGCAACACCTGCTCGGTGGACGTGAATGGCCACCAAGGCTTCCTCGGCGGCCCCTGACTGCTTGGACCTTATTGGCAGATAGGGCTGGTGGGAGATCCAGAACAAGTCAGCCCCGCTCTGCAAAGGGGCCCCTGTAGCCTTGCAGCTCCTCCCTGGCCTCCAGGTAGGCCCTCTTCACAAGCAAACCACGGATGTGCTGGTGGCCCCTTCCCGAAGCCTGCTCACTCACCACTTAGCACAGCCCTCAGAAGACCTGACCACAGAGCCCAATGTGGACTCCTTCCCAGAACCTTAAAGCCCTGGTGGCAGTTTGTTCTTCTAACATGCACGGAGGAGTTCCAGGGGGACAGCAAAGGAATGGGGAGTGTTCTAGGCCAGCCAGGGGAAGGAGAAGACATGGGGAGTGGACCTGAGTGTGTGCTGGGAAGGGGGGATATAAAGATCCaagaggaaagaggagatggAGAAAGCAGTGTGACTCTTGAGGACCTCACCCaatgactcattcattcattcaccctgCAATACTTGATAGGACATTCCATGAATTGGGCACCTATGATATCAAAATGAGAGGcgagaccgggcatggtggctcatgcctgggaggctgaggtgagtggatcacccgtgatcaggagtttaagaccagcctggataacatggtgaaaccccatctctactaaaaatacaaaaattagctgagtgtggctgCATATGCTCGTAGTAACAGCtgctcggtaggctgaggcaggataattacttgaacccaggaggcagaggttgcagtaagcggagattgcatcactgcactccggcctaggcaacagagtgagactctgtctcaaaaaaaaaaaaaaaaaagaaagaaagaaagaaaaagaaaaagaaaaagaaaaagaaaaaaaaaatgcgaaGTGCACAATGTCTGTCCTCAGCAAGCTCACAGGCCATGATGAAGACCAACAGGGAAATAAGTGGTATGATACTAAGCTCCCAGGCTTGTCAGGAGCATCCTGAAGACTGAGTTGAGGTTTGAAGGTTGATTGAAAGTCAGAGGAGTTGGAGAGtagagaacattccaggcagagagttCTCTGCAGCCAGGAACATTGCTGAGGCCACAGGGGTGCTGCGCTGCAACACTGAGTTAGCCCCAGTGGGGAGCTGCCCCACACACCAGCCTCACTGTGCCCTCACTGCCCTCCCAGGACAGGGGTCACCACCAGGGCCAACGGGGCAGGGGGTGAGACAGGACCCATTTGGTCCAAACCTCACCTTTGTGAAAGTCATCATATTTAGACTTTCTACATTATCTCCAGTTGGGATGTGGGTGTTTAAAATACAGTTGCTAAATGTAAACCATTGAAATCTATAACCATTTTTGTAAGCCtatttggcatttttttaaatatacaagaagtgtaaaaataatgaaagtggCCCAATTCTGTCTCGTTCTTGGCAAACAGGCAGTATTGGTCCTAGATAAGAACAGCGAGGCTTAGAGAAGCCTCCCAAAGCCAAACTGACTCCTTGGTACCTCGCTAACCTCGCTGGCCCAGTAAGATTCAAACGGCAAGGCCTGCCCATTGCTGGCACCACCCTCTGTCCTTGAAGTCCTGGGATGTTCTCCTGTGGCCTCTGCACCATCCCACACCAGGCTTCTCGGCTCACCCAGGAAGGGCAGCCTGAGCCTTCCTGCTCCATTTCACCCCCACAGCCCAGTCTCTTCCCTGCAGGAGGCAACGGGCTGCTTTTGTGGCCAAGCTGGCTGCACAGCCGCAAACCCAGACAGGCACCACAGGCAGTATCTCCACTGCCCCGGGACCCTCATCTCTTTTGTCCTTGGGTACCACTAAGAAAGGCCCCAGGAGATGCCCCCAGATGGCTTGTCAACCGGATACCATTGGCAGCTGCCAGTGGGAGAAAGAAGTCAGAGCCCACTCTgctcccaccccccacctcacTCCTCATGAAGGACAGTCTCCTTTGTGAAGTGTCACTGCCAAACCTGCAGGTTCCGGCTCCTGGAGACATGGGCGTTACTCACCTGCTCCAGCTGTTTGCATGGCAGGCCTGCGGTCAGCCTGAGGTAGGGGCAGGAGCTAGATAGCAAGATGGCCCCACCCCCTTCCCAAGGCCTTCTGAGGGTTGAACTACTATAAAGGTGTGACAAAGTCTGATCACTATATTTGGGGTGGGTAAAGCAGAGGGGACAAGACTAGCTATGATTTAGAAAACAAAGGCCTGGTCAATTGTCTTCCCCCTGATGGGAAAAAGACTATCTAAAGAGGGGGGTgcaaagaaaaagggaggagggCTAGAGAGCAGACACATGCAGCTCCCAGCAGAGCACTGTCCAGGGAGCCTGCCAAGCAGACTCCAAGCACTGTGATCTCCCCAAGAGCTGTCCCTCCCAAGGTAGCTGAGGGGCCTCAAAGTAGCATCACCGAGAAAAACTTCCTAAAGCCACCTGAATCCCCTTGTGTGACCTGGTAATATTTGGATTTCCTGCGTGGCTCTCTCCCAGGAGAATGTGCAGGGCTCTGTGAGCCTGGGCACTCACAGGAACTCCGAACACTGGCATCTGGCTTTAACACATCAGCCTCTGAAAGCCAGGTTAACACGAACCTGCCATCGGCAATGGCACCCCTCTGAGCGCTGCCAGGGCCTGAGCCCCTGAGCCTGAGGATGGGAGTCTGGACTGTGGCTCTCCCCCAGGGTGGATGGCAGCCTAGGACTCAGTTCTTTCCCCATGCTCCCTGCTCACTCTTTCATCTGACTTCTTCCAACAGCACTGAGGCCCCTCTCTTAATACAGCTGGAACCTTCCTCTCCAGGGGCCAAGTGTTCTCTGTACATCACCACCATGCCCTTATCTCTCATTCCCCAGGAACAAATGAGTCTTATTGTGCGAGGGTCTCCCCTCTTGTGCCCTTTGCCCAGAAAGCTCTAGAGTAAAGGACAGGTAGGTAAGGCACGCCTTGGTCTTCCCTGACCTGAGCTTGAAATAGTCATTGCCCTCCAGGTAGTCTCCACCCTCCAACCCTTCCCACCATGTAGTTCCTGCTGTGCCCACACACCACCTGGCAGTCACATCCACACCCACAACAGCGCAGGGCTTCAGCACCAGTGACAACAAGGGAAGTCAGGCTTTGCAGAAATGCGGTGTTTATTGGGAACCATCTGCCTGCACATCTCAtctatgtgcgtgtgtgtgtttggtcACATTGAGGTCCGTGGCCAGTGATGCAATCAGACAGCCTTCACCAGCCCCACACGGTTATTGGCCCTGTCAAAGACACTGTAATACTCCCGGATGAAGACATCCCCCAGGATCCACTGCTGGGAACTATAGTCACCCTGGAAACTACTGGTGCAGAAGCCCTGGTCCTGGGGAAGGCAAGGCGGAGATGATGCTGGTCCCAATCCCATTTGCTGTGCCTAAAGATAGGCATTTATAACCCACCCACAACTCCTCCTCCTCTGTGACGTCATTTTATCCTTGAAATGACCTTCCCAGATAAACAAGTATTGGATTCATCTctcaacagatgaagaaattgagattcAAAACATAAAATGACATAATCCAGGATCACCGGGTGGGGTTCTGGCATCCTCAGTCCTGTTGCCTGCACTGGACCCCACTCCCCATCTCTcgtcctccccagcccctgcctcctgctctCAGCACCTACTGCCCTGATGACCAGCCAAAGGAGGCCTGGGGGTGGAGGTCAGTGGTCAGTGGGGCCAAGGGCTGGGCCCCACAAAGCCCAGGCTAGCTGAGCAAACCCTGCACAGAGCTCTAGGCCCCGGGACTTAGAAGCTTGAGCAGCAGAGGGAGGTTCCCACAGGGAGATGTGGACCTGCCTACCCCACCCTCCCTGACACCTTGGCGCACCGCCCCTCCTGTTCCCCATTTTTCCCAGGATGAGGCTGAAGTGGCCACAAATGAGGCCCCAGGACAACATGGCCCACTCAGAAGGGCCGGCTGGTCCAAACGCATGCCCGTCCATTCTCTGTGGAGTCCATACCACTtcttatcaccaccatcactgcctCACCAGGGACCCAACTGGGGATTGGGGGAGGAAGCTggtgaagaaggaggaggaggaggagtccgGGCTTCCCCTCTGAGACTCATACCTGGCTGGTGTAGGCGGAGGGTGGCAGGGGGTACTTCTTGCCGTGGATCTCAAAGGCAACCGTGGGCATGTTGCTCAGGCGCCCACAGTTGATGTCAAACGAAAGAACCAAGGGAGGTCCTCTTAGAAGCGGCGAGTGAGTAAGCTGATTGGAGGGGTTCTGGAAGGGCCCAGAACCCCTCCTGCCACCCCATGAGCCATGGGGTGGGGAGCGGGCCCTGCCTACACCTAGGACCACAGGGAGGCTCTCAGGGTGAGGCCTGGTCCCAAGACATGGTTCTCAAGAGTCATAGCTGTCATCAACCCAGGGACAGACCCAAGCTTGGGACCCGAGGGGGTTGCCTCTGTGTCTCCCCATCTAGGCCCAGCCAGAGCTCACAGGGATGCTGGGAGCATTTGGCTGtcaaggggagaggggagagggacagacacgggggtggaggaggaagaaggggcaCAGCACAGGCCAGCACGTCAGGGAGGGCACCCCTCCTGGAGGAACAGGAGGTCAGACGGCAGCCACTACCTGAGGCATGGAGGCTCCCACAGCAATGGAGCCAAAGCCAAAGGCCCCAGCAGAGGCCTCCGGAGAAACCCCAACCTCGGCTAGGAAACGGGCTCCCTCACCACCCCTGCATCATCTCGTTTGCGTGAAGGGGCCCCCACTTCAAGGCAACCTTGTGGGGCGTTGGGGCCTGGCCTCGCCTCATTGTACTGGCCCGCGGTGGCTCCAACGGCCTGCTGGATGTTGAGGTTGTCGCTGCCAGGCCCCACCAGCAGGGAGGTGCCGGTGTCCAGGATGGCCCAATAGCCACCGTCACAGGCCACCACCACGCCATCAATGATGACACTTCTGAGGATATGCAGGATGGCCTCATccagccctccctccccaggTCCTTCCTACCCTCCCCTGCCAGGATCTGCAGTAGGGAGGGAAGGCCCCCAGCCCTCAGCCCCTTCCCTGGGGCCCCTTCCTAGAGGCCCCAGTACTTTCTGAGCCCAGAGAAAAGACCTAAAACCGTTTTCTTCCAATTCAGTGGCTAAATTGAGGACATCCCACTTTCCATGGGACAGAAACTTCAATAGAACAACAAATTCACCCACATTAAGGAGTAGAGCGAGTACTATACTCATTGCCTGAGATCTGGTTTCAAGTTGTTGCTCTGCCATTTACTTGCTGTGTGTCTCCAGCAAGTTACCCAACATTTTTGTACTCAGGCttcccatctacaaaatgggTACATTAATAACCCCTTCCTTGACTTCCTCAAGGGGTGGTCCTGAGGTTCAAACTCAATGTTAGTCcagtgaggaataaatgagacaGTCATATAGTCATTCAGCACAGCACCTAGCAGGCGGTAGATGCCCCAGAAAGGCAGCTGGTCTTGTTCATAAAGTGCAGGTGAATATGTGGCACTAGCACCGATAAAGGTCACCGACCTTGGAAGTGTCTAGTTCAGATTCTCATGGGTGGTCCTACGAGCTGCTGTGCTGCAGTCCTCAGAGTGTGGTGGCCTGACACCCGGGCCCTCACATCCCACACCTGGATCAGCCTCTGGCTGAGGCCCACACAGGGTGGCCGCTCACCCACCTGTCCACAGTGAACGGCCGGTATTCTTGCACAGTCACGGGTATCCAGTGCAGGGAGCCTGCGTAGTAGGACAGGTCAATGGCCCCCAGCGTGAGCATGCTCCCCTGGTCATTCCTGAAACCAAGGCGCCGCATGCTGTTTCAGTGAGGCTCGGAAAAGTGgtgcccagccccaccctgggGCGGACGCCACTGAGACCCAGCccaccctcctctgccccacccctaccccacgCTTCAGATGAGGTCTCCGGCCTcctctggctcctcctcctctggGCTTGCTCTGATGTCAGCGGCAGCATCCTTTCTCCTGagcactgcagcccccaccccgaCCCCAGAGGAAGTAACCCACTCCACAGGTCCTGGGACTGCCAGGCTATGCCCCAGCCACCCTCGGGTGTGCCCAGCTGTCTCCCTATGCGCCTAATCCCTGTCAGCCGCCACCCAGGGCTTTCTGTCTCCAGTACGAAAGGGGGTTTTCAACAAAATCTACACTTTGGATTGAAACTGCCACCCGAACGCAAATCCCCTCTGTTCCTCTTGGGGCCATGTCTCACATGTGACTGGGAAACATACACTGTACCCACCCACTTCCGGAGCACTGCCTTGGGCTCCTAGAACTCATCCAGCCCATCCCAGCTCCCGGCTCTGGTACACGCTTTCTCCCCAGACAGTGCCCACTCCTCCCTCAGCAAAGCCTGCCCTGGCTGCCCTCAGCTGGGGCTTCCCCTGTTATTCAGCCTCTGACACACCCAAATCTCCCCTGCAGTGCCCTTATCACACTGTTTGATTACAATAGTGTATGTAATGGTGTGCTGTCTGCTTCTCCTGCTAAAATGTTAACTGCCAGTTTGTCTTATCTGCTGATGTGTCCCCATCTCTGGCAGAGCCCCTGAACATAGTAAGGGCCCAGTAAGTATCTACTGGGTGAACAAATGCATGAGTGAATGCACTAATTAGCCCCCTAACtgcattcccctgcctcagccatccagcAGCTTCTCCTGGGGAGggtccctttctctcctccctgccaTCCTCCCCTCTGTCTGAGCCAAGCTGCATCATCACAGGGTGCAGGGAGGTAGAGTAGGAAGCACAGGGCTGGGAGCATGAGCTCCAGGCTCCAGGCCTGGCTCAGCCGCCACCACTCAGGGTGTTGGTCCCTCaccaagcctcagcttcctccctaGTGAAAGGAGTAGGTTGGACTCCTTTGGAGTCAGCTCTAAAAGTCTGTGCATCTCAATGACATTAGCAAATGGTTATTGAGGCCCTGCCACTTTGGGAAAAAAGAACTTGAAAGCCCCTATGCAGAGGTGGGATCCGGCTTTGTTTTTTGAATGCCAGAAAGGAAAGTCAAATTTTGATCCAGTGAACTCTGGCTGCATAAACGACTGTATCATGGGCCTTTGGACAAGAGGTTGGATGTGCCTGGAAAGGAGAAGGTTTGCTTGGATGCTGGCGACTACCCTTGAGTGTCCCCAAGGAGTGGACTCTCTCCTCAGCCGACAGTCCTTACAAGGACGTCAAACTTAGGCCCCAGCTGGGCACAACTCCTACCTGCTCATGTAGACTGAGAACAGGTCTTGGGCCACCAGGTGCCTCTGCATCATGTTGTCAAACACGGGCACTGACTACTCAGAGGCAAGAGAGGGATAGGCCAGTCCCAGGATCCCATCAAACTTGGAGTAGGTGAAGATGTAGCCAGGTGAAGATGTGTGCTCAGGCCCACAGTCTGGTGGGGGTCCACAATGTTGGAGACCTGCAAGAGAATCATGACCTCCACTAGGTCCAGCAGCCAGAAACAGAAACATCCCAGGCATAGGGGCAGCCAGTCCCAGGTCAGGAGCCAGTATCCCAGTTCCAGTTCCTTTCCTCTTAGAGGCAACATAGTTATTTGCCcttaagagacagaaaacaaaaacaaaaccgacaacaaaaaaaacccacctctCCTTTCCTGGCAGTTAGTGCAATGATCTTGTGGAATCATTGTAatgaggcaggggaggaggggaacGGAGGACAAGGTAGACACAGACGCTGGTGCTCATTGTGCAAAAGCTGGGACTGAGCTCAAAGAAGGGGGCAGAATGAGGGATGCTCCAAGGCTCTCTGCAGGCCTGCAGCCCTCCCACCAGCTGTGCCCAGAACACCTCTCAGCAAATAGCCATAGAGGCAGCAGGAAGTCAAAAAAGAACATGCACACCCTTTATGTCTCCAAGACCCAGGTATAGGCTCCTGTTCTGCCATGTGCCGACCGTGTGACCTTGGACGAGTACCCGCCCGAGCCTCAATCCCCTTATCTGTTTaaaggaataataatacctacatcTCACATCTCAAGGCAGTGCTTAGACTAACTAATACTAACACTGAGCATTTATTGACATTTACTAAGTGTTTGATTACTGAATATTGATCAGCACTATGCTAAGAAAGTGCtaactccaaaatattttcttaatctgcCCACTTCTTCAGATACCCAATGTACCCACCAGCCTACTCTGACCACTACTACCTCTTGTCCCGAAGTGGTCAGGACACCTGTCCTGCTTCCACATGAGACCACTAAGCGGGGGCTGACCCCAAGGCTCTCTCCTCAATCCCCTGCCCAAGATAGTGAGTGATAGCAGCCCACTGCAGCACTGCTGAGGTTCCAGGCACTGGGCCAGCTCTCCAGTGAAGATGCACCCAAAATAGCAGGGAAGAAAGTGAGTGGCTCAGGCCAGCAGAGGAAGTAGGACCAGGCAGGGGAATTCACCGTCAAAGGCCTGGCTGATGGCCAGCTCAGCAAGCAGCCCTGAGGCCTCTGCTATCGGGTGTGGACTCCTGAGGGGGCCTGAGCAGAGCATCCTGGTGGGCACCTGCCCGGCGAGGAAAATACTGTCCACAGAGAAGGGCTGTGCCCTTCTGGACTCAAAGCAAGAAAGGTTTTAGCCAGACCCAAGGAAGAGGCCAAGGAAAGTCAAGGTGGTCAGCACTGAGAGACACCACCGGAGTTTTCACGTCAGATGGTGCATgcggaaggaaagaaagaagcaaacatCCATtgggtacctactatgtgcctatCACTGTATTAGGTACTTTGGAGGCCAAAAAGAGTCAAGGGAAAGGGGAGCCCTTATCCTAGAGGGACGGGTGCTCTCGGACCTGAAAGAAGATGCTGCTCTGACTTACAAAGCGTGAGGTCAAACCAAGAGCACTGCTCAGAGAGCCAGAGACAAGGTCCCACACTCAGCTCCCCCCGGCACCAGCTGTGTGAATTCAGGTGAGTTATCAACCacaagcctcggtttcctcatttgAACAACGAGGATAATGACGCCTTCCTCAAAGGGCTGTcgggaaaacaaaatttaaaaataagatcataCATAGGACACTGAAGAGCTCAGTCCTGGCACCAGCTCAGAATTCGGAACTAACTGTGTCAAGGATGCATGGAAAAGGATCAGGGAGACGGGAACCCGGACCTGAGAGGGCCCTCAGGTGGGGCTCTGCGTGCTGCCAcgggaaggagaggcaggaggaagggacaGCCGACAACTGGCTGCTGGCTAAAATCCCTTTCCTTACCTCCTGAGCCACCAGGGCAGGCAGCACCTAAAGGGCTCCTCAGCACAGTGGAGGTGTGGCCCACCGGACTGTGTGGGAGGAGAGTGGCTGGTGGGAAAGGCACAGTGAGCACTGGCTGGCGCAGCCTCACTTATGGTGACAGTGGTCATAGCCCAGCAAGCCTGCATGCTGCCTGTGCCACACTGGATGGACAGGGACTTGCCCATGTTCTGGAAGGTGGAGGACTTCGACAGATCGGAGCGTTGGTGGTTTTCTGAAACACAGACCCAGAGTTAGTGGGGCCCTTAGAATCTTCTCACCACTCACGGTGCCAGCCAGGGCTGAACCCCTCAGCAGGCTTTGTAAGAATATGGCCTCAATACTGGCAATTCTCTCTATAGAGAATAAGCAGCCCATTCTCTCTAAGGCCTTGGTCCCACAGTTTAAAAAAGAACATGATTCTTTGCTGCTCGCCCTACCTCTCTGACTTCCAGTGCTACCTACGTAGCTTCTGCacaaaaatgaaagggaaaagccCCCCCTGAAGATTCCATGGATGTTTTGCTTTTACCAGCTGAGTAATCTTAGCCAAGTCCCTTTTCCTCTTCaaaccttaatttcctcatctgtcaaatggggatgaAAAGAGCACCAATCTCCCAGGATTGgtggagaaataaataattaatgtgTGTTAAGCATGTATTCATTATTTGTAATAGAACCTCTCACTTTACTCTCCCAGCACTCACTGGCACATCatagcccc includes:
- the LOC100595848 gene encoding LOW QUALITY PROTEIN: chymosin-like (The sequence of the model RefSeq protein was modified relative to this genomic sequence to represent the inferred CDS: deleted 2 bases in 1 codon; substituted 1 base at 1 genomic stop codon), whose product is MRGLVVFLAVFAPSEVNAIIRVSLHKGKSLSRALKERRLLEDFLRNHHYAVSRKHSISGVVASESLTNYLDCQYFGKIYIRTPPQKFTVVSDTGSLDLWVSFVYCNSDACQNHQRSDLSKSSTFQNMGKSLSIQCGTGSMQACWAMTTVTISEVSNIVDPHQTVGLSTSSPGYIFTYSKFDGILGLAYPSLASEXSVPVFDNMMQRHLVAQDLFSVYMSRNDQGSMLTLGAIDLSYYAGSLHWIPVTVQEYRPFTVDSVIIDGVVVACDGGYWAILDTGTSLLVGPGSDNLNIQQAVGATAGQYNEFDINCGRLSNMPTVAFEIHGKKYPLPPSAYTSQDQGFCTSSFQGDYSSQQWILGDVFIREYYSVFDRANNRVGLVKAV